The proteins below are encoded in one region of uncultured Eubacteriales bacterium:
- the smc gene encoding Chromosome partition protein Smc, with product MYLKALEIQGFKSFPDKTVLSFGDDITAIVGPNGSGKSNISDAIRWVMGEQSTKALRGGKMEDVIFGGTAKRKQLGFAEVSLVLDNVEHFFDMEESEVMVTRRYYRSGESEYYINRRSVRLKDVYELFMDTGLGREGYSVIGQGKIDEILSVKSGDRREVFEEAAGISRFRHRKEEAERKLERTEENLVRINDKIDELELQVEPLRVQSEKAKKYLILRDELRGLEISVWLEQLERIRAGAIKVLSDYENAVRQKGEARAAVERLYAASEGYAAKMREKDVEAEGIRFEMMQREADANGIENSVAVLKTNIQNNLENTDRMQQELAAQEGRDGSITGQIEERRRRLEGIVGEVTELRTQLLERQKSAEEAARGAGKLAVEMEALRQKEAVESASAGEARALLSALAAAAQELMDRDASIRQDLAGLEERITSTEAEDKQATAELSQAKEDLDSLKNIINGYTLRVESRRKKAKEAEERHVQLQMEENSLKSRIHMLTEMEKLYEGYSKAVKLVMGDAERGQLKGVHGPVAGLIRVPDQYAVAIEIALGSAMQNVVVDTEEDGKAAINYLKRRDGGRCTFLPLSSIRPSDFRDGKVVDEPGFVGIGDELIEFDKKYEKIFSNLLGRVVVAEDMDKAIAIARKYGYRFRIVTLDGQQLNPGGSMTGGSVSRSAGILSRANELERLNIQIEGIREKLRAAVHALEEANREATAASYEMDTAQAQKRTHEDTILTYEERCSHFTVVLDDLRRQREEQRGELEQLARRSAQTERDTAAARSRIEALEGSAAALRAEAEGKASGQADFQARAAAIGGEIAEANMRLAGLDAERLASEKALGELEELRRDMTGDREARRRMIEELKGKNEALAAQILEKEQAIQVIREENTARSTAIKRLNDEKLALEGERNRADRESRDKNAELLAMEREVAALEQKKVTAELEEKNILDKLWENYELSHEAARTQRVELESVQKAQRRIMELKRSIAALGNINLDAIEEFQRINERYTYLTGQRDDVQKSKRDLERIIAEITSEMKTIFAEQFAIINEAFGATFLELFGGGKANLELEDPEDILNCGIEIKVQPPGKALKIITLLSGGEKAFVAIALYFAILKVRPTPFVVMDEIEAALDDANVTRFARYLRQMSDKSQFIVITHRRGTMEEADVLYGVTMQEQGVTRVLTINLNSVEKDLNIK from the coding sequence GTGTACTTAAAGGCGCTTGAGATACAGGGCTTTAAATCCTTCCCTGACAAGACGGTGCTCTCCTTTGGGGACGACATCACCGCCATCGTCGGGCCCAACGGCAGCGGAAAATCAAATATTTCGGACGCCATCCGCTGGGTCATGGGGGAGCAGTCCACCAAAGCGCTGCGAGGCGGCAAGATGGAGGACGTCATCTTCGGCGGCACGGCCAAGCGCAAGCAGCTGGGCTTTGCCGAGGTCTCTCTTGTGCTGGACAATGTCGAGCACTTCTTTGACATGGAGGAGAGCGAGGTCATGGTCACCCGGCGGTATTACCGCTCGGGCGAGAGCGAATACTACATCAACCGCCGCAGCGTCCGCCTGAAGGACGTGTACGAGCTTTTTATGGACACGGGCCTGGGCCGGGAGGGGTACTCAGTCATCGGCCAGGGCAAGATAGACGAGATCCTCTCGGTTAAGAGCGGGGATCGACGGGAGGTCTTCGAGGAGGCGGCGGGCATCTCCCGTTTTCGCCACCGTAAGGAGGAGGCCGAACGCAAGCTGGAGCGCACCGAGGAGAATCTGGTGCGCATCAACGATAAGATCGACGAGCTGGAGCTCCAGGTGGAGCCCCTGCGCGTCCAATCTGAGAAGGCGAAAAAGTACCTCATCCTGCGGGACGAGCTGCGGGGGCTGGAGATCTCGGTCTGGCTGGAGCAGCTTGAGCGCATCCGGGCTGGGGCCATCAAGGTTCTCAGCGACTACGAGAATGCCGTCCGTCAGAAAGGGGAAGCCCGGGCCGCGGTGGAGCGGCTCTATGCCGCCTCGGAGGGGTACGCCGCAAAGATGCGGGAGAAGGACGTGGAGGCCGAGGGCATCCGGTTTGAGATGATGCAGCGGGAGGCTGACGCCAACGGCATCGAGAACAGCGTAGCCGTTCTCAAAACAAATATTCAAAATAACCTGGAGAACACCGATCGGATGCAGCAGGAACTGGCCGCCCAGGAGGGCCGCGACGGCAGCATCACCGGTCAGATCGAGGAGCGCCGCCGCCGCCTGGAGGGCATCGTCGGGGAGGTTACCGAGCTCCGCACCCAACTTTTAGAGCGGCAGAAGTCCGCTGAGGAGGCCGCCCGGGGCGCGGGCAAGCTGGCAGTCGAGATGGAGGCCTTGCGGCAGAAAGAGGCGGTGGAGTCCGCCTCCGCAGGCGAGGCGCGGGCCCTCCTCTCCGCACTGGCCGCCGCGGCCCAGGAGCTGATGGACCGAGACGCTTCCATCCGGCAGGACCTGGCCGGGCTGGAGGAGCGCATCACCTCCACCGAGGCCGAGGACAAGCAGGCTACCGCCGAGCTGAGTCAGGCCAAGGAGGATTTGGACTCCCTCAAGAATATAATTAACGGGTACACCTTGCGGGTGGAGAGCCGCCGCAAAAAGGCCAAGGAGGCCGAGGAGCGGCACGTCCAGCTTCAGATGGAGGAAAACTCCCTCAAATCCCGCATTCACATGCTCACCGAGATGGAAAAGCTCTACGAGGGCTACTCCAAAGCGGTCAAGCTGGTGATGGGGGACGCCGAGCGCGGTCAGCTCAAGGGAGTCCACGGCCCCGTTGCTGGCTTGATCCGCGTGCCTGATCAGTACGCCGTGGCGATAGAGATCGCCCTGGGCTCCGCTATGCAGAACGTGGTGGTGGACACCGAGGAGGACGGCAAGGCCGCCATTAACTATCTCAAGCGCCGGGACGGCGGGCGCTGTACCTTCCTGCCCCTCAGCTCCATCCGCCCCTCCGACTTCCGGGACGGCAAGGTGGTGGACGAGCCCGGTTTCGTGGGTATAGGGGACGAACTCATTGAGTTCGATAAAAAGTATGAGAAAATTTTCTCCAACCTCCTGGGCCGCGTTGTGGTGGCCGAGGACATGGACAAGGCCATCGCCATTGCCCGGAAATACGGCTATCGGTTCCGTATCGTCACCCTGGACGGGCAGCAGCTCAACCCCGGCGGTTCCATGACCGGCGGGTCGGTCTCCCGCAGCGCGGGCATCCTGAGCCGTGCCAACGAGCTGGAGCGGCTGAACATCCAGATCGAGGGCATCCGAGAAAAGCTGCGTGCCGCTGTCCACGCCCTGGAGGAGGCCAACCGCGAGGCTACCGCCGCGAGCTACGAGATGGACACCGCTCAGGCCCAAAAACGTACCCACGAGGACACTATCCTCACATATGAGGAGCGGTGCAGCCATTTCACCGTAGTCCTAGACGACCTGCGCCGCCAAAGAGAGGAGCAGAGAGGTGAGCTGGAGCAGCTCGCCCGGCGCTCCGCCCAGACTGAGCGGGACACCGCAGCGGCCCGCAGCCGCATCGAGGCCCTGGAGGGCTCCGCCGCCGCCCTGCGGGCCGAGGCCGAGGGCAAGGCCAGCGGCCAGGCCGATTTCCAGGCCAGGGCCGCCGCCATCGGCGGTGAGATCGCCGAGGCGAACATGCGCTTGGCAGGGCTGGATGCCGAGCGCCTTGCCAGTGAAAAGGCCTTGGGCGAACTGGAGGAGCTGCGCCGGGACATGACGGGGGATCGTGAGGCGAGGCGCAGAATGATCGAGGAGCTAAAGGGAAAGAACGAGGCACTTGCCGCTCAGATTCTGGAGAAGGAGCAGGCCATCCAGGTCATCCGAGAGGAAAATACCGCCCGGAGCACAGCCATAAAGCGACTGAACGACGAAAAGCTGGCCTTGGAGGGGGAGCGCAACCGCGCCGACCGGGAGAGCCGGGATAAGAACGCCGAGCTACTCGCTATGGAGCGGGAGGTGGCGGCTCTGGAGCAGAAGAAAGTCACCGCCGAGCTGGAGGAGAAGAACATCCTTGACAAGCTATGGGAAAATTACGAGCTTTCCCATGAGGCGGCCAGGACTCAGCGGGTGGAGCTGGAGAGTGTGCAGAAAGCCCAGAGGCGCATCATGGAGCTTAAGCGGAGCATAGCCGCCCTTGGCAACATCAACCTGGACGCCATTGAGGAATTCCAGCGCATCAACGAGCGGTACACCTATCTCACCGGCCAGCGGGACGACGTGCAGAAGTCCAAGCGGGACTTAGAGCGCATCATCGCCGAAATCACCAGCGAGATGAAGACGATCTTCGCCGAGCAGTTCGCCATTATCAACGAGGCCTTTGGCGCCACGTTCCTGGAGCTCTTTGGCGGCGGCAAAGCCAATCTGGAGCTGGAGGACCCAGAGGATATCCTCAACTGCGGCATCGAGATTAAGGTCCAGCCTCCCGGCAAGGCCTTGAAGATCATTACTCTCCTGTCGGGCGGTGAGAAGGCCTTTGTCGCGATCGCCCTCTACTTCGCCATCCTCAAGGTGCGGCCCACCCCCTTCGTGGTCATGGACGAGATCGAGGCTGCTCTGGACGACGCCAACGTGACACGCTTCGCCCGCTACCTAAGGCAGATGAGCGACAAATCACAGTTCATTGTCATCACCCACCGGCGCGGCACCATGGAGGAGGCCGACGTGCTGTACGGCGTCACGATGCAGGAGCAGGGGGTCACGCGTGTGCTCACGATCAATCTCAACAGCGTGGAGAAGGATTTGAACATCAAGTGA
- the yqeI gene encoding putative RNA-binding protein YqeI (Evidence 3 : Function proposed based on presence of conserved amino acid motif, structural feature or limited homology), with amino-acid sequence MDLTSKQRAQLRGLANSIDTILQVGKDGLGENLVKQANDALEARELIKGKALENCEFSAREAADALAKATRSEVVQVIGTKFVLYRQSHNKEKKDKIVLVKDVKKKPVV; translated from the coding sequence ATGGACTTAACAAGCAAGCAGCGGGCCCAACTCCGGGGGCTGGCGAATAGCATCGACACCATTCTCCAGGTGGGCAAGGACGGCCTGGGGGAGAACCTCGTCAAGCAGGCAAACGATGCGCTGGAGGCCAGGGAGCTCATTAAGGGCAAAGCCCTGGAGAACTGTGAGTTCTCCGCCCGCGAGGCCGCCGACGCGCTGGCCAAAGCCACCCGCAGTGAGGTGGTGCAGGTCATCGGAACAAAATTCGTCCTGTATCGTCAAAGTCATAATAAGGAGAAAAAGGACAAAATCGTCCTGGTGAAGGACGTAAAGAAGAAACCGGTCGTGTGA
- a CDS encoding Iojap-like protein codes for MTPKEMALALAKALDNKKGIDIKVLETAELTTLADYFVICAATSTTQVKALSEECEKVMKENGEIPHHVEGHRGGSWILMDFSSVVVHIFMEDTRKFYDLERLWRDAAPVDLTGILVEN; via the coding sequence ATGACACCAAAAGAAATGGCCCTCGCCCTCGCCAAAGCGCTGGACAACAAGAAGGGCATCGACATCAAGGTCCTGGAGACCGCCGAGCTTACCACTCTGGCCGACTACTTTGTCATCTGCGCGGCCACCTCCACCACCCAGGTCAAGGCCCTCTCCGAAGAGTGCGAGAAGGTTATGAAGGAGAATGGCGAGATCCCTCATCATGTGGAGGGGCATCGGGGCGGCAGCTGGATCTTAATGGACTTCTCCAGCGTGGTGGTCCACATCTTCATGGAGGACACCCGAAAATTTTATGATCTGGAGCGCCTCTGGCGCGACGCCGCGCCCGTCGACTTGACCGGCATCCTGGTGGAGAACTGA
- a CDS encoding Nicotinate (Nicotinamide) nucleotide adenylyltransferase translates to MRIGVYGGTFNPPHLGHMASARAAVEILGLEKLLFIPAAIPPHKALPEESAGPLERLEMAALMADGLDAELGRRCEVTASDLEFRRLGKSYTVDTLAELRTLYPEDELWLLMGGDMFLALQSWREPERLMALAGVAAFAREGGDSLAVMERQAARLRENIGARVALIPLSTITEISSTQLRAALAAGEGREFLWTQVYGYILRHGLYGVNKDLRSLSDEDLRSASYSMVRAKRVPHIRGAEQAAVALAKRWGADTEKARRAAILHDCTKYLAAGEQLALCKKWGEQLDDLERSAVKLLHAKTGAWIARETFGADDEIFGAIYWHTTGKADMTLLEKVVYLADYLEPTRDFPGVEDLRALAEKSLDAAVLLGFEMSIREMRERGLPVHHNTVEARAWMLARRDNG, encoded by the coding sequence TTGAGGATTGGCGTCTATGGCGGCACGTTCAACCCACCCCACCTGGGGCACATGGCGTCGGCAAGAGCGGCGGTTGAGATACTGGGGCTGGAAAAGCTCCTGTTTATTCCCGCCGCGATCCCACCACATAAGGCGTTGCCGGAGGAGAGCGCCGGACCTCTGGAGCGGCTTGAGATGGCGGCGCTGATGGCAGACGGGCTGGACGCGGAGCTGGGGCGGCGGTGCGAGGTGACTGCCTCCGACTTGGAGTTTCGCCGCCTGGGAAAGAGCTATACCGTCGACACGCTGGCTGAGCTGCGCACCCTCTACCCAGAGGACGAGTTGTGGCTTCTCATGGGTGGCGATATGTTCCTTGCTCTTCAATCTTGGCGGGAGCCGGAGCGCCTCATGGCTTTGGCCGGGGTCGCCGCCTTCGCTCGCGAGGGGGGGGACAGCCTGGCCGTTATGGAGCGCCAGGCGGCGCGCCTGCGGGAGAACATCGGCGCTCGAGTCGCCCTGATCCCCTTGTCAACGATTACCGAAATCTCCTCTACCCAGCTCCGCGCTGCCTTGGCTGCGGGGGAGGGCCGGGAGTTCCTCTGGACCCAGGTGTACGGATATATCCTGCGCCATGGCCTCTACGGGGTAAACAAGGACCTGCGGAGCCTCTCCGATGAGGACTTGCGCTCCGCGTCCTACAGTATGGTCAGGGCAAAGCGTGTCCCCCATATCCGGGGCGCGGAGCAGGCTGCCGTGGCCCTGGCGAAGCGCTGGGGGGCCGACACGGAGAAGGCACGTCGGGCCGCCATCCTGCACGACTGTACCAAGTACCTCGCCGCGGGGGAGCAGCTCGCCCTGTGTAAAAAATGGGGGGAGCAGCTGGACGACCTGGAGCGCAGCGCCGTCAAGCTCCTCCATGCCAAGACGGGGGCCTGGATTGCCCGGGAGACTTTCGGCGCGGACGACGAAATATTCGGCGCCATCTATTGGCATACTACCGGCAAGGCGGACATGACACTTTTGGAAAAAGTAGTGTACCTTGCCGATTATTTGGAGCCCACCCGGGACTTCCCGGGCGTGGAGGACTTGCGCGCGCTGGCGGAGAAGAGCCTCGACGCGGCTGTGCTCCTGGGCTTTGAGATGAGCATCCGGGAGATGCGCGAGCGGGGCCTGCCCGTCCACCACAACACCGTGGAGGCCCGAGCCTGGATGCTGGCCCGGCGGGACAATGGCTGA
- a CDS encoding Non-canonical purine NTP pyrophosphatase: MKMVLASKNAHKLAELRAILSAQGVEVVLESDVGVDVDVEETGTTFEENALLKARAVMEASGLPAIADDSGLCVDALGGAPGVYSARYGGPELDDKGRYKLLLDNMRGMLDRRCKFVSCICCCFPNGNVLTARGECPGTLAYAPKGEDGFGYDPVFFVPSLKKTFAQLTHEEKNAISHRGAALAQFAETLREYLI, from the coding sequence ATGAAAATGGTACTGGCCAGCAAAAATGCCCACAAGCTTGCCGAGCTGCGGGCCATTCTCTCCGCCCAGGGGGTAGAGGTGGTCTTGGAGTCCGACGTAGGTGTGGACGTCGATGTGGAGGAGACGGGAACTACCTTTGAGGAGAACGCGCTCCTTAAGGCCCGGGCCGTAATGGAGGCCTCCGGCCTGCCCGCTATCGCGGACGACTCCGGTCTCTGTGTGGACGCACTGGGCGGTGCGCCGGGGGTCTACTCGGCCCGGTACGGCGGGCCCGAGCTGGACGACAAGGGGCGGTACAAGCTTTTGCTTGATAATATGCGGGGGATGCTGGATCGGCGGTGCAAATTCGTCTCCTGTATCTGCTGCTGTTTCCCCAACGGCAACGTGCTCACCGCCCGGGGTGAGTGCCCCGGCACTTTGGCTTACGCCCCCAAGGGGGAGGACGGGTTCGGGTACGATCCCGTGTTCTTTGTGCCAAGCCTTAAGAAGACCTTTGCCCAGCTCACCCATGAGGAGAAGAACGCCATTTCCCATCGAGGCGCGGCATTGGCGCAATTCGCGGAAACGCTGAGAGAATACCTGATATAG
- the rph gene encoding Ribonuclease PH has protein sequence MTRIDGRANDELRPIEIIPNINKFAEGSCLIRCGNTHVLCTASVEDRTPPHVPEGEGWVTAEYAMLPRANRERSKRDIAKLKLSPRSAEIQRLIGRALRAAVDMKALGERTITVDCDVLQGDGGTRTASVTGGFVALSYALHKLVTDGVLPDMPLKTCVAAISAGVVEDELLLDLCYEEDSSAMVDLNCVMTGEGELIELQATGEGRAFTIEEQQELVSLCAKGIREVQEIQKKVLGG, from the coding sequence ATGACACGTATTGACGGCAGGGCCAATGACGAGCTGCGGCCCATCGAGATCATCCCCAATATCAACAAGTTTGCCGAGGGCTCCTGCCTTATCCGCTGCGGCAACACCCATGTGCTGTGCACCGCCAGCGTGGAAGATCGTACTCCGCCCCACGTCCCTGAGGGGGAAGGGTGGGTCACGGCCGAGTACGCCATGCTCCCTCGGGCAAACCGGGAGCGCTCTAAGCGGGATATCGCAAAACTGAAACTCTCCCCCCGATCTGCCGAGATCCAGCGGCTCATCGGTCGGGCTCTACGGGCGGCGGTGGATATGAAGGCCCTGGGGGAGCGGACCATCACCGTGGACTGCGACGTGCTCCAGGGCGATGGGGGGACCCGCACCGCATCAGTCACCGGCGGTTTCGTGGCCCTTTCCTACGCGCTGCACAAGCTGGTGACCGACGGCGTTCTGCCCGATATGCCCCTCAAGACCTGCGTGGCCGCTATTTCTGCGGGGGTTGTAGAGGACGAGCTGCTGCTTGACCTCTGCTATGAGGAGGACTCCTCCGCCATGGTGGACCTTAACTGCGTCATGACCGGAGAGGGGGAGCTCATCGAACTCCAGGCCACCGGCGAAGGCAGGGCTTTTACCATCGAGGAGCAGCAAGAGCTGGTGTCCCTTTGCGCAAAGGGCATTCGCGAGGTGCAGGAAATACAGAAAAAGGTGCTGGGAGGCTGA
- the ftsY gene encoding Signal recognition particle receptor FtsY: MGFFDKIKAGLTRTKENIGHSFDSLFSGELNDDFYDELEETLILTDMGMETTMAATEELRRRCKEEKVKDAEGAREVLRRVLADMLTVGESSLDLSKSPSVILVIGVNGVGKTTTIGKLGAKLKGEGKRILFAAADTFRAAAADQLEIWSDRSGADLVRQHEGADPAAVVFDAMQAAKARRSDVVLVDTAGRLHNKQNLMNELTKIGKVIDRELPGSRGETLLVLDATTGQNGLIQAKQFMEAAGITGIVLTKLDGSAKGGIVVAIAQELKVPVKFIGVGESIDDLLPFEPENFVRALI, encoded by the coding sequence ATGGGGTTTTTTGATAAGATTAAGGCGGGTCTCACCCGCACCAAGGAGAATATCGGGCACTCCTTTGACAGCCTCTTCTCCGGCGAGTTGAACGATGACTTCTACGACGAGCTGGAGGAGACGCTGATCCTCACCGACATGGGGATGGAGACCACCATGGCCGCTACGGAGGAGCTGCGCCGCCGCTGCAAGGAGGAGAAGGTAAAGGACGCCGAGGGGGCCCGGGAGGTCCTGCGGAGGGTTCTTGCCGATATGCTCACCGTGGGGGAGAGTTCCCTGGACCTCTCCAAGAGCCCCAGCGTGATTTTGGTTATCGGTGTCAACGGTGTGGGCAAGACCACCACCATCGGCAAGCTGGGAGCCAAGCTGAAGGGGGAGGGGAAACGGATCCTCTTCGCAGCAGCAGACACCTTCCGGGCCGCTGCCGCCGACCAACTGGAGATCTGGTCCGATCGGTCGGGGGCCGATCTGGTGCGCCAGCACGAGGGAGCCGACCCCGCCGCGGTGGTCTTCGATGCCATGCAGGCGGCCAAGGCCCGCCGGAGCGACGTGGTGCTGGTGGACACCGCCGGGCGGCTCCACAACAAGCAGAACCTGATGAACGAGCTGACCAAAATTGGCAAGGTCATCGACCGGGAGCTCCCCGGAAGCCGGGGAGAGACCCTCCTGGTGCTGGACGCCACCACCGGGCAGAACGGCCTTATCCAGGCCAAGCAGTTCATGGAAGCGGCGGGCATCACGGGCATCGTCCTCACCAAGCTGGACGGCAGCGCCAAGGGCGGCATTGTGGTGGCCATCGCTCAGGAGCTGAAAGTGCCCGTCAAGTTCATCGGCGTAGGAGAGAGCATCGATGACCTGCTGCCCTTTGAGCCTGAGAACTTTGTCCGGGCGCTGATTTAA
- a CDS encoding Cell envelope-like function transcriptional attenuator common domain protein, translating into MTPEQQKKKGGTRLVRTEKPARTPAGGKKKKEKAARTPKQQALRILFIVVIVLAALIVAVGGAYLLLVRPPDMSKPIDRPSVSDGGNVDSNQPGVEDGDDDRELSDRKEDFYTFLLVGRDTYGGGNTDTMMLASYDVANQHLNVMSLPRDTLVNVSWDIKKLNSVYNMYGGGDKGMTALKEEVGELVGFQPDFTVTVEWEAVGKLVDAIGGVYFDVPRRMYYNDLSQNFKIDLKKGPQTLNGSQAMQLLRYRHDSDDSGHILNSGYVDGDLGRIKVQQDFLKTTISQCLEKIGDASTITKLAKIFMENVTTDLNLGNLIWLGQSAILGSNGNGRLGMENVSFITMPWVSANGVRSRTYNNYPSYVAPDVDEIVQVVNESFNPYTTDLRQDELDIMYVNKDGTLATTGGVLADTKYNAWIKGYSGSSGSSSSASPSPSPSTEPTTPEVPDVSQSPDVSPSPSPSGSASPSPSTSPSASPSTSPSPSEDPSVSPSASPSPSPSQTDSGTDGPPAGIPMD; encoded by the coding sequence ATGACGCCAGAGCAGCAGAAAAAGAAGGGCGGCACACGTCTCGTCCGAACGGAAAAGCCGGCCCGTACCCCGGCGGGGGGTAAAAAGAAGAAGGAGAAAGCCGCCCGTACCCCGAAGCAGCAGGCGCTGCGCATCCTCTTCATTGTCGTGATCGTGTTGGCCGCCCTTATTGTTGCGGTGGGCGGCGCATATCTGCTATTGGTCAGGCCGCCTGACATGTCCAAGCCTATCGACCGACCCAGCGTCAGCGACGGCGGCAACGTCGACTCAAACCAGCCCGGCGTGGAGGACGGTGACGACGACCGTGAGCTGAGTGACCGCAAGGAGGACTTCTATACCTTTCTTCTGGTGGGGCGCGACACCTATGGCGGCGGCAATACCGACACCATGATGTTGGCCTCCTATGACGTGGCGAACCAGCACCTTAACGTCATGAGCCTTCCCCGCGATACGCTGGTGAACGTCTCCTGGGATATCAAAAAGCTCAACTCTGTCTACAACATGTACGGCGGAGGAGACAAGGGGATGACCGCCCTCAAGGAAGAGGTGGGCGAGCTGGTGGGTTTCCAGCCCGACTTCACCGTCACCGTGGAGTGGGAGGCCGTGGGCAAGCTGGTGGACGCCATCGGCGGAGTCTACTTCGACGTACCCAGGCGGATGTACTATAACGACCTCTCACAGAACTTTAAAATCGACCTGAAGAAGGGACCTCAGACCCTTAACGGCAGCCAGGCCATGCAGCTTCTCCGCTACCGGCACGACAGCGACGACTCGGGTCACATCCTCAACTCCGGATATGTCGATGGCGACCTTGGCCGCATCAAGGTCCAGCAGGATTTTCTGAAGACTACCATCTCCCAGTGCCTGGAGAAGATCGGCGACGCGAGTACCATCACGAAACTGGCTAAGATATTTATGGAGAACGTGACCACCGACCTGAACCTGGGCAACCTGATCTGGCTGGGCCAGTCCGCCATCCTCGGCAGCAATGGCAATGGCCGCCTGGGCATGGAGAATGTCAGCTTTATCACCATGCCGTGGGTGAGCGCCAATGGGGTACGCAGCCGGACTTATAATAACTACCCCTCCTACGTAGCGCCCGACGTGGACGAGATCGTCCAGGTGGTGAACGAGAGCTTTAACCCCTACACCACTGACCTGCGCCAGGACGAACTGGACATCATGTACGTCAACAAGGATGGAACCCTGGCCACCACGGGCGGCGTCCTGGCGGACACCAAGTATAATGCCTGGATCAAAGGCTACAGCGGTTCTTCCGGCTCCTCTTCCAGTGCCAGCCCTTCGCCCTCGCCATCAACGGAGCCGACGACTCCGGAGGTACCGGACGTCAGCCAGTCGCCAGACGTCTCTCCCAGCCCCTCTCCTTCCGGCTCCGCCTCTCCCAGCCCCAGCACATCTCCCAGCGCTTCCCCCAGCACCAGCCCGTCCCCTTCGGAAGACCCTAGCGTGAGTCCCTCCGCCAGCCCATCTCCCTCTCCCTCTCAGACGGACAGCGGCACGGACGGCCCCCCGGCGGGCATCCCGATGGATTGA
- a CDS encoding conserved membrane hypothetical protein (Evidence 4 : Homologs of previously reported genes of unknown function), protein MRYRALPLYSFAHFWVDFSCAMLLLGGAAEGEKLFTFLLYNFFAFAVQMPLGLLADYLGGERKVAALGCILAAVAWGFSGLPAAIAAGLGNALFHVGGGLYALNASEGCGVLGVFVSPGAVGIYLGALAPVQGLVPGPAVWLGLLLMAAAILRWGNGNPNADFTPVPTGGSRAAIPLLCLFAVVVLRAVVGGAFQFPWKGDLGFWLVLAVAGGKAAGGLLADRLGRLRVAAASLGLAAVSFLGSDLPALGLLAVFAFNMTMPLTLWGAGRILRGAKGLAFGLLTFALFLGALPALLGVPTMPGSGGLYAAGAAGSLYLLYTGLKEEDCLT, encoded by the coding sequence ATGAGATACCGTGCGCTGCCGCTCTATTCCTTCGCCCATTTCTGGGTGGATTTCTCCTGTGCCATGCTGCTGCTGGGTGGGGCTGCGGAGGGGGAGAAGCTTTTTACATTCCTGCTCTATAATTTTTTCGCCTTCGCCGTACAGATGCCCCTAGGCCTGCTGGCGGACTACCTGGGCGGAGAACGGAAAGTTGCCGCTCTGGGCTGCATCCTGGCGGCGGTAGCCTGGGGCTTTTCCGGCCTGCCCGCAGCCATAGCGGCGGGGCTGGGCAATGCCCTCTTCCATGTGGGCGGCGGGCTGTATGCCCTCAACGCGAGCGAAGGCTGCGGCGTGCTGGGGGTCTTTGTCTCCCCAGGGGCGGTGGGCATCTACCTGGGTGCGCTGGCCCCAGTGCAGGGGCTGGTACCCGGCCCGGCGGTCTGGCTGGGTCTCCTGCTGATGGCTGCCGCCATTCTCCGCTGGGGAAACGGCAATCCCAACGCCGACTTTACGCCGGTGCCCACAGGCGGGAGCCGGGCGGCGATTCCACTGCTCTGCCTCTTCGCGGTGGTGGTGCTTCGGGCGGTAGTGGGTGGGGCCTTCCAATTTCCCTGGAAGGGGGACCTTGGCTTCTGGCTTGTTCTCGCCGTGGCCGGGGGCAAGGCCGCGGGCGGCCTTCTGGCCGACAGGCTGGGGCGGCTGCGAGTGGCCGCCGCCTCCCTGGGTTTGGCAGCGGTCTCTTTTCTGGGCTCCGATCTGCCCGCACTGGGCCTGCTGGCGGTCTTCGCCTTCAACATGACCATGCCGCTGACCCTGTGGGGCGCGGGGCGCATCCTGCGGGGGGCTAAGGGGCTGGCCTTTGGGCTCCTCACCTTCGCCCTCTTTCTGGGCGCCCTACCGGCTCTGCTTGGGGTGCCCACAATGCCAGGCAGCGGAGGGCTGTACGCGGCGGGGGCTGCCGGGTCCCTATATCTGCTGTATACAGGCCTAAAAGAGGAGGATTGCTTGACGTGA